A genomic region of Conger conger chromosome 6, fConCon1.1, whole genome shotgun sequence contains the following coding sequences:
- the LOC133130511 gene encoding B-cadherin-like: MSTDTVIREPGDSQHDHQHKVGSITPVQPQHSAALPVLMFPRSSKGLKRQKRDWVIPPINFPENDRGPFPKQMVQIRSNRDRDVPMHYKITGPGADQPPVQLFIIERDSGWLSVTQPLDREVKDEYKLFAHAEAVGETTAAEDPMEIIVFVIDQNDERPKFTEETFFGKLAEGSKAGFEFMKVTAVDLDAPGSANSDIRYRIESQDPESPKPNMFFINPITGVIQLKSEGLDRENFPKYTLVISAADMEGEGLSTTCKASITVTNSNNNAPQFDPNSYTVTVPENEMGALVVKMPVTDGDEPHTPAWSTKYKIIEGDNGGFFNVTTGPSKLEGIITTVKGLDFEKNAKYTLLVTVENDAPFVTNLPTSTATVIVNVEDVNEAPVFNPVEMVVIKPENLETGADIIAYTATDPDTAKNQKVWYKSGDDPAGWLNVNRETGLIKARSPMDRESPFVKGGRYRALILAIDDDDAPATGTGTLLIELEDVNDNAPTIEERAITICNQESQTLTLSVTDRDGPGFTSPFRVELQGMSANNWTARMNGTKTGIILGLRTYLEENDYTVILRVYDSQGLFQDNTITATATWEACITRGSFCIRPT; this comes from the exons AtgtccacagacacagtgatTCGTGAACCTGGAGACAGTCAGCATGACCATCAACACAAGGTGGGCAGTATCACTCCTGTGCAG CCTCAGcactctgcagctcttccagTGCTGATGTTTCCACGCTCTTCCAAAGGgctgaagaggcagaagagggaCTGGGTCATTCCCCCCATCAACTTCCCAGAGAACGACAGAGGCCCCTTCCCCAAACAGATGGTGCAG ATCAGATCCAACAGGGATAGGGATGTGCCGATGCATTACAAAATCACTGGGCCTGGGGCAGATCAGCCCCCTGTTCAGCTGTTCATAATTGAACGAGACTCTGGCTGGCTCAGTGTCACACAGCCTTTGGACCGAGAGGTGAAAGATGAATATAAA CTCTTTGCTCACGCTGAAGCAGTGGGTGAAACTACTGCGGCCGAGGATCCCATGGAAATTATCGTCTTTGTGATCGATCAGAACGATGAGAGACCCAAATTCACTGAAGAAACCTTTTTTGGCAAGTTAGCTGAAGGATCCAAAGCAG GTTTCGAATTTATGAAGGTGACCGCTGTTGATCTAGATGCACCTGGTTCAGCTAATTCTGACATTAGATACAGAATTGAGAGCCAAGACCCAGAGAGTCCAAAACCAAATATGTTCTTTATTAACCCTATAACTGGAGTGATCCAACTGAAATCAGAGGGGCTGGACAGAGAG AACTTTCCTAAATATACATTGGTAATTAGCGCTGCTGATATGGAGGGGGAGGGCCTCTCAACCACCTGCAAAGCAAGCATCACAGTaaccaacagcaacaacaacgcTCCTCAGTTTGACCCAAATTCA TACACAGTGACTGTGCCTGAGAATGAAATGGGTGCCCTAGTGGTGAAAATGCCAGTGACTGATGGGGATGAACCTCACACACCAGCCTGGTCAACTAAATACAAGATTATTGAAGGAGACAATGGAGGGTTCTTCAATGTTACCACTGGACCCAGCAAGCTGGAGGGCATTATTACTACAGTCAAG GGCCTTGATTTTGAGAAGAACGCAAAGTACACCTTGTTGGTCACCGTGGAGAACGATGCCCCGTTTGTCACCAATCTGCCCACCTCCACTGCCACAGTTATTGTGAACGTGGAGGATGTGAACGAGGCCCCAGTGTTTAATCCAGTTGAGATGGTGGTCATTAAACCAGAGAACCTGGAAACTGGTGCTGACATAATTGCATATACAGCAACTGACCCTGACACGGCAAAAAATCAGAAAGTGTG GTATAAATCGGGCGATGATCCAGCTGGATGGCTGAACGTCAATAGAGAGACTGGACTTATCAAAGCGAGGAGCCCCATGGATAGAGAATCTCCCTTTGTCAAAGGGGGCAGATACCGGGCCCTCATCCTGGCCATTGATGacg ATGATGCCCCTGCAACGGGAACCGGGACTCTGCTGATTGAGCTGGAAGATGTAAATGACAACGCTCCCACAATCGAGGAGAGGGCGATCACGATCTGTAACCAAGAATCTCAAACCCTGACGCTGTCCGTCACTGACCGAGACGGGCCTGGATTCACCTCCCCTTTCCGGGTGGAACTACAGGGAATGAGCGCGAACAACTGGACCGCTCGCATGAATGGCACAA AGACGGGCATAATACTGGGACTGAGAACCTATTTGGAAGAGAATGACTACACTGTTATCCTCCGTGTATATGACAGCCAGGGACTGTTCCAGGACAACACCATTACTGCCACTGCAACTTGGGAAGCCTGCATAACTAGGGGTTCTTTTTGCATCAGACCGACTTAG